Proteins found in one Paenibacillus dendritiformis genomic segment:
- a CDS encoding SdrD B-like domain-containing protein: protein MLLFNILLMPMTALADDVPGNEENGADTIQIVLKSSMPSVLSGQLFTYDIEYSVSSTTEQYDGAQIVLPIPKDVEYAGVVNSDGATAVHDPDAGTVTFTFTEALEPGSTGTLQVNVRFPNYVTPNGTEAAAQAVFRSEQTPGGKLSNEVTVKAEASAAWDLTKEQYRPVAHVKPQPGGTVEYRILFSDTKKDGYGNLNLDDVVITDMLPPEAELLSTRPEYTANDNGKLTWNIGKLGQDESYKEIFVKVKYPEDILKDNPDKEVVNQAAVSFKPVGENEPVTDEAEAKHGFVDVPQTGNLWIYKSVTEGSAKELITGQTISYRIGDIANQTNMRLENAKLEDVTPQGLEFVQVLTARFAGIDSYVIQYTTKEKPADSDWEQWETIPANAEPRVLKADGKNVKGIRLVFGDVPVDFQQKSELEVQYKKTGEYRQLEDYVFGKFSDIPYKKYEGNFPEIDRLNGLPENDKSPKDRKQIVNYAVMTYLFNGEPKENAARVKVLAVEDRPLIMVKKQVASGAALKPGETATYKIRVTNPDFIDVDFRNPIVTDLLPEELAYVDDSVKVTGSDGVNAPQPRFKSDSQGPEGTTPITWYWDENHPLTLKKGQWVELTFQAKVKAGVTTGTIHNEVEVTSEEHEYLNNYYNFVQQRYKDGKWYVYDGADIHVNSATNLESVKYVQGDLDEGSWTVYPDTGTVTPGGKIKYKVVVTNKGTVGVKNVTIVDALPRIGDTGVIDKTPRGSKWSPVLTEKVATPQSVTVYYSTDESVSLEGGSWSAEAPEDLTTVKALKFVFDDDLVLKPGESKEVVWEMSAPVGAPSGDDEIAWNSFGFTAKRADNGSPLLPAEPKKVGVKIKDSRKGEIGDYVWIDKNGNGIQDDDEEGKNGVTVELYDINGKLLNKTITNTNFEGKPGYYLFTNLPAGKYIVKFILPDGYSWTKPHQGNDPAKDSDVINEDGYTDEIVLGDGEKNHNIDAGLVPMPVAPETGEIGDYVWIDKNGNGIQDEDEIGLNGVKVELYDDNGSLLKSTTTDNKDGKPGYYLFTNLPAGKYVVKFILPNGHKWTIPHQGDDRGKDSDVTHDDGRTNVIELAKGEKNHDIDAGLIPLPVAPGTGALGDYVWIDKNGNGIQDEDEVGLNGVTVKLYNSNRELLATTVTQSVYRTVTDSTYGGTVTGDVYGPTVTEVVYDGYYLFDNLSAGTYIVHFELPDGYKFTIKGAGSDPARNSKANADGWTDVIMLGQEERNLTIDAGLVKSGVKPEPERPDPEGPGSGGGGTTDPGSGGTTPGTNPPDNRETVPGTIVEGPDTVVGGETDPGESEPGETVPGTPGTEEEPGTEEQPGSNELPATRPGDRKKPDHPAAPTLPATGEKAPLASWIGLLFCAAAVVMWMSRKRMKHNE, encoded by the coding sequence ATGCTGTTGTTCAATATACTGCTGATGCCCATGACCGCGCTCGCGGATGACGTTCCCGGCAATGAGGAGAATGGCGCGGACACAATCCAGATTGTGCTCAAGAGTTCCATGCCGTCCGTGCTATCGGGGCAATTATTTACTTATGATATTGAATACAGCGTGTCAAGCACAACGGAACAGTATGACGGGGCGCAGATCGTTCTCCCGATACCGAAGGACGTGGAATATGCCGGTGTAGTGAACAGCGATGGGGCAACCGCGGTACATGATCCCGATGCGGGGACGGTTACGTTTACCTTTACGGAGGCGCTGGAGCCGGGATCGACGGGAACGCTTCAGGTCAATGTCCGCTTCCCGAATTATGTGACGCCGAACGGGACGGAGGCTGCGGCGCAGGCGGTCTTCCGGAGCGAGCAGACGCCAGGCGGCAAGCTGTCGAACGAAGTGACCGTCAAGGCGGAAGCATCCGCCGCATGGGATCTGACAAAGGAACAGTACAGACCCGTGGCGCATGTGAAGCCGCAGCCCGGAGGCACCGTTGAATACCGGATCCTGTTCTCCGATACGAAAAAGGACGGCTACGGCAATCTGAATCTGGATGACGTCGTCATCACCGATATGCTGCCGCCGGAGGCCGAGCTCTTGTCGACGCGCCCTGAGTATACAGCCAATGACAATGGAAAGCTTACCTGGAATATCGGCAAGCTGGGCCAAGACGAGTCCTACAAAGAAATCTTCGTCAAAGTGAAGTATCCCGAGGATATTCTGAAGGATAACCCCGATAAAGAGGTTGTGAATCAGGCGGCCGTGTCGTTCAAGCCAGTGGGAGAGAACGAGCCTGTCACGGACGAAGCGGAAGCGAAGCACGGGTTTGTCGATGTGCCGCAGACAGGCAATCTGTGGATCTATAAATCTGTCACCGAAGGCTCCGCCAAGGAATTGATAACGGGACAAACCATTTCCTACCGAATCGGAGATATCGCCAACCAGACGAATATGAGGTTGGAGAATGCCAAGCTGGAGGATGTAACTCCGCAGGGCCTCGAATTTGTTCAGGTTCTAACGGCGAGATTTGCAGGAATTGATTCTTATGTTATTCAATACACCACCAAGGAAAAGCCGGCAGATAGCGATTGGGAGCAGTGGGAGACGATCCCGGCGAATGCCGAGCCGCGAGTATTGAAGGCGGACGGCAAGAACGTGAAAGGGATCCGCCTCGTGTTCGGCGATGTTCCGGTTGATTTCCAGCAAAAAAGCGAGCTGGAAGTCCAGTACAAGAAGACAGGGGAATATCGTCAGCTTGAGGACTACGTTTTCGGGAAATTTTCCGATATCCCGTACAAGAAGTATGAAGGAAATTTTCCTGAAATTGATAGGTTGAATGGTCTTCCCGAGAACGACAAGAGCCCTAAAGACCGGAAGCAGATTGTCAACTATGCCGTGATGACTTATCTGTTCAATGGCGAGCCGAAGGAAAATGCGGCCAGAGTGAAGGTGCTTGCCGTTGAGGATCGCCCACTGATTATGGTGAAGAAGCAGGTGGCGTCCGGCGCTGCATTGAAACCGGGCGAGACGGCCACCTATAAGATTCGGGTAACCAACCCGGACTTCATCGATGTTGATTTTCGCAATCCGATCGTGACCGACTTGCTGCCGGAGGAGCTTGCATATGTGGACGATTCGGTGAAAGTAACGGGCAGCGACGGAGTGAATGCGCCGCAACCTCGCTTCAAGTCAGATTCTCAAGGCCCGGAGGGAACGACTCCGATCACCTGGTATTGGGATGAGAATCATCCGCTGACGCTGAAAAAGGGCCAGTGGGTAGAGCTGACTTTCCAGGCGAAAGTGAAGGCAGGGGTAACGACGGGGACGATTCATAATGAAGTGGAAGTCACGTCCGAAGAACATGAATACTTGAACAATTACTATAACTTTGTCCAGCAGCGTTACAAAGACGGAAAATGGTATGTATATGACGGAGCGGATATCCATGTTAATTCCGCAACGAATCTCGAATCCGTCAAATATGTTCAGGGTGACCTGGACGAAGGCAGCTGGACGGTATATCCGGATACCGGAACCGTTACGCCTGGCGGAAAAATCAAGTACAAGGTCGTCGTGACGAACAAGGGCACGGTTGGCGTCAAAAACGTCACGATTGTGGATGCCCTTCCTCGAATCGGCGATACCGGAGTCATTGACAAGACGCCGCGCGGAAGCAAATGGAGTCCGGTCTTGACGGAGAAAGTAGCAACGCCGCAATCCGTGACGGTGTATTACAGCACCGATGAATCCGTATCGTTAGAAGGCGGAAGCTGGTCCGCTGAGGCGCCGGAGGATCTGACGACAGTCAAGGCGTTGAAATTCGTGTTCGATGACGACTTGGTGCTCAAGCCAGGGGAGAGCAAGGAAGTCGTATGGGAAATGAGCGCGCCGGTTGGCGCACCGAGCGGCGATGACGAGATTGCCTGGAACTCGTTCGGCTTTACGGCGAAGCGGGCAGATAACGGAAGTCCGCTGCTGCCGGCGGAGCCGAAAAAAGTCGGCGTGAAAATTAAAGATAGCCGTAAAGGCGAAATCGGCGATTACGTCTGGATCGATAAAAACGGCAATGGCATTCAGGATGATGATGAAGAAGGCAAGAACGGGGTAACGGTTGAGCTGTACGATATCAATGGCAAGCTGCTTAACAAGACCATCACGAATACCAATTTTGAAGGCAAGCCCGGGTACTATCTGTTTACGAATCTGCCAGCCGGCAAATATATCGTGAAGTTCATCCTGCCGGACGGCTATAGCTGGACGAAGCCGCACCAAGGCAATGATCCGGCCAAAGATTCCGACGTGATCAACGAGGATGGCTACACAGATGAAATCGTGCTGGGCGACGGCGAGAAGAATCACAACATCGATGCCGGGCTCGTCCCAATGCCGGTAGCGCCGGAGACGGGGGAAATCGGGGATTATGTCTGGATTGACAAGAACGGCAACGGCATCCAGGATGAAGACGAGATTGGCCTGAATGGCGTGAAGGTGGAGCTGTACGATGACAACGGCAGCTTACTAAAAAGCACCACGACGGACAACAAAGACGGCAAGCCAGGATATTATCTGTTCACGAATCTGCCAGCTGGCAAATATGTTGTAAAGTTCATCCTGCCGAACGGCCATAAATGGACGATACCGCATCAGGGCGACGATCGCGGCAAAGATTCCGACGTCACCCATGACGATGGCCGTACTAACGTGATTGAGCTTGCAAAAGGCGAGAAGAACCATGATATCGATGCCGGGCTTATCCCTCTGCCGGTAGCGCCAGGTACGGGTGCGCTTGGCGATTATGTCTGGATCGACAAGAATGGCAACGGCATTCAGGATGAAGACGAGGTTGGCCTGAATGGCGTGACGGTCAAACTATACAACAGCAACCGCGAACTGTTGGCCACGACCGTGACCCAATCGGTATACAGGACCGTAACGGATTCCACATACGGAGGCACGGTAACAGGGGATGTATACGGGCCTACCGTAACCGAGGTTGTATATGACGGCTACTATTTATTCGACAACTTGTCCGCTGGAACCTACATCGTTCATTTTGAATTGCCAGATGGTTACAAGTTCACGATCAAAGGGGCCGGAAGCGACCCGGCGCGCAATTCCAAAGCCAATGCCGACGGCTGGACCGATGTGATCATGCTCGGCCAGGAGGAACGGAACCTGACCATTGACGCGGGTCTGGTCAAGTCCGGCGTCAAGCCGGAGCCGGAACGCCCTGATCCGGAAGGGCCGGGTTCCGGCGGTGGCGGAACGACAGATCCGGGTTCCGGCGGTACCACTCCGGGCACGAATCCGCCTGACAACAGAGAGACGGTCCCTGGCACCATCGTGGAAGGACCGGACACGGTAGTCGGCGGTGAGACCGATCCGGGTGAAAGCGAACCGGGAGAGACCGTTCCAGGCACACCTGGCACGGAAGAGGAGCCGGGAACGGAAGAGCAACCTGGCTCGAATGAACTCCCTGCGACCCGGCCGGGAGACCGCAAGAAGCCTGATCATCCGGCTGCACCGACACTCCCGGCAACCGGAGAGAAGGCACCGCTTGCTTCTTGGATTGGCCTGTTGTTCTGCGCTGCCGCAGTTGTCATGTGGATGTCGCGCAAAAGAATGAAACATAACGAGTAG
- a CDS encoding GGDEF domain-containing protein, translating into MSDKRNAYIRFGMLTILATVYAYIFYLIGDVDMVLFTSLIIQVVFIWWFGRKYEMVKREAERDALTKVYNRRFIVKNFAKIKAKAKRKSQTITIFFIDIDKFKTINDHYGHSTGDLILKKTADILSKGFEKKHYIARWGGDEFIVLMLSDGSSGMKIMQRYFADKLASLSKELKINVTFSVGFEVYSDKNRNLTDILDAADRKMYRHKNKKIPAAK; encoded by the coding sequence ATGAGCGACAAAAGGAACGCTTATATCCGATTTGGCATGCTGACGATTTTGGCGACGGTCTATGCCTATATCTTCTATTTGATTGGCGATGTGGACATGGTATTATTTACCTCCCTAATCATTCAAGTGGTATTCATTTGGTGGTTCGGCCGAAAGTATGAAATGGTGAAAAGGGAAGCGGAAAGAGACGCGCTGACGAAGGTATACAACCGCAGATTCATTGTGAAAAATTTTGCGAAAATAAAAGCGAAAGCGAAACGCAAATCGCAAACGATCACCATCTTTTTTATCGACATCGACAAATTCAAAACCATCAATGATCATTACGGCCACAGCACCGGCGATCTCATTTTGAAGAAAACGGCTGACATATTAAGCAAAGGCTTCGAGAAAAAACATTACATAGCGAGATGGGGCGGCGATGAGTTTATTGTTCTCATGCTCAGCGACGGTTCCTCCGGCATGAAAATTATGCAGCGGTATTTCGCCGACAAATTGGCTTCTCTCTCGAAAGAACTCAAGATCAACGTAACCTTCTCGGTCGGATTCGAGGTCTACTCGGACAAAAATCGCAACCTCACCGACATTCTGGATGCCGCTGATCGGAAAATGTACCGCCATAAAAACAAGAAGATTCCGGCGGCAAAATAA
- a CDS encoding GtrA family protein, protein MVKKMMKYGVVGVLGTLLHVGVLVLLVEWLGLDPIISSAIGFLIVLIVSYILNLLWTFGETRGGRSAFIKYAVVSSVGLLMNTGVMYAAVEWMQWPYVLGQLLVIFVVPPSNFLLNYYWTFDYGVTRVKG, encoded by the coding sequence ATGGTTAAAAAAATGATGAAATACGGCGTCGTCGGCGTACTAGGCACTCTATTGCATGTTGGAGTGCTTGTCTTGCTGGTCGAGTGGCTTGGACTGGATCCGATCATCAGTTCCGCCATCGGCTTCCTGATTGTGCTTATCGTGTCTTACATACTGAACTTGTTGTGGACATTCGGCGAGACGCGGGGAGGGCGTTCGGCTTTTATCAAATACGCGGTCGTCTCGTCGGTCGGCCTGCTTATGAATACGGGGGTGATGTACGCTGCGGTGGAATGGATGCAATGGCCGTATGTGCTGGGACAACTGCTCGTCATTTTCGTCGTTCCGCCAAGCAATTTTCTGTTGAACTATTATTGGACGTTTGATTACGGAGTTACCAGAGTAAAGGGTTGA
- a CDS encoding glycosyltransferase family 2 protein yields the protein MRPDITIILPVYNEEVHIDGTLAIIREQLAQLGESFEMLIVDDGSTDRTWLRIEETCRRFAELSAIRLSRNFGKELALCAGMEHARGRAVIVMDADLQHPPSLLEEMVRLWKEEGYEVVECVKRSRGKEPLRNKLGSASFYYILNRLSGFDLRGASDFKLLDGKVVEAWRNMPERKTFFRGMTAWLGFSRTQIEFEVPERVGSTTRWSFLGLVKLAVQAVTSFSSLPLRFVTLTGIMFLIGAVILGVQTLYRKIVGEAVTGFTTVILLQLIIGSIIMVSLGIIGEYIASIYNEAKGRPRYVIGERIAARETEMPASGNELLWLKK from the coding sequence ATGAGACCGGATATTACGATCATTCTCCCAGTGTATAACGAGGAAGTTCATATTGATGGAACGTTGGCCATCATTCGCGAACAGTTGGCGCAGCTTGGCGAGAGCTTCGAAATGCTTATCGTCGATGACGGCTCGACGGATCGGACTTGGCTGCGGATTGAGGAGACCTGCCGGCGCTTTGCTGAATTGTCGGCGATCCGCTTAAGCCGCAATTTCGGGAAGGAGCTTGCGCTATGCGCAGGGATGGAGCATGCGAGAGGCCGCGCCGTGATCGTGATGGATGCGGATCTCCAGCATCCGCCTTCGCTCCTGGAGGAAATGGTGCGCCTGTGGAAGGAAGAAGGCTATGAAGTCGTCGAATGCGTGAAGCGAAGCCGCGGGAAGGAGCCGCTGCGCAACAAATTGGGCTCTGCGTCGTTTTATTATATATTGAACCGATTGTCGGGCTTCGACCTGCGCGGCGCCTCCGACTTCAAGCTGCTGGACGGCAAGGTTGTGGAGGCTTGGCGGAATATGCCCGAGCGCAAAACCTTCTTCCGCGGCATGACGGCCTGGCTCGGCTTCAGCAGAACGCAGATTGAGTTCGAAGTTCCGGAACGCGTCGGCAGCACGACGCGCTGGAGCTTCCTCGGCCTGGTCAAACTGGCGGTTCAAGCCGTGACCTCCTTCTCGTCGCTGCCGCTGCGCTTCGTGACGCTGACTGGCATTATGTTTTTGATCGGGGCAGTTATTCTCGGCGTGCAGACGCTGTACCGCAAAATTGTCGGCGAGGCGGTAACGGGCTTCACGACCGTTATTCTGCTGCAGCTCATTATCGGCAGCATCATTATGGTCAGCCTGGGCATCATCGGCGAGTATATTGCGTCCATCTACAATGAAGCGAAGGGGCGGCCGCGCTATGTCATCGGGGAGCGAATCGCAGCACGAGAAACGGAGATGCCCGCTAGCGGCAATGAACTGTTATGGTTAAAAAAATGA
- a CDS encoding glycosyltransferase family 2 protein, with amino-acid sequence MKLEKTSPGRLGELLVSEGLISDSQLRSALEHQQQYGGRLGDNVVALYGVSPEAVERLMKRTGGKGLLGEMLVQSGDITQEQLDQALEFQRKSGGVLGDILLSLQMVEPGPLYRAIATQQQIGRIGTEYSFEQETKLPEAMARAYDAVIINKLANRYLIAVGSPLSDTRIIELETYVDGPIEQVLATREEMEFFWKSVYETELMQASTDKLMEENPENSAHVTFTTPQLIFILALAAVVVIGLLWNWFATLIVLNIIVQVAYFAMSVFKFVITLKGTRSTAQLRFTEEELLEIDEKELPVYTILVPMYKESNVIPHLLDNLERLDYPKSKLDVRLLIEEDDVEAQELLARMKLPAYYTVLVVPHSLPKTKPKACNYGLIRARGDYVVIYDAEDRPDPDQLKKVFLAFRNSPSNVVCVQAKLNYFNSDQNLMTRWFTQEYSMWFELLLPGIMKLNLPIPLGGTSNHFKTSVLKELNAWDPYNVTEDADLGIRLYKKGYMTAIVDSRTWEEANSRVGNWIRQRSRWIKGYMQTWLVHMRNPLKLWKELGPRGFFGFQVMVLSAPLLPLLNPIFWALLILWYGWEMEFVPKFFPGMIYYIAAIEFLIGNFLFILSNAAGVYWVIDEMERKNERVFSYGIVKYAFLTPIYWVLMSIAALKALWQLITRPFYWEKTTHGLTEQDVVVQQMTGKDVGV; translated from the coding sequence ATGAAACTGGAGAAGACGTCCCCGGGAAGACTGGGAGAACTGCTGGTCAGCGAGGGCCTGATTTCGGACAGCCAGTTGCGCTCTGCGCTCGAGCATCAGCAGCAATACGGGGGCAGGTTAGGGGATAACGTAGTTGCCCTGTACGGTGTCAGCCCGGAAGCGGTCGAACGATTGATGAAGCGCACCGGCGGGAAGGGGCTGCTCGGCGAGATGCTGGTGCAGTCCGGGGACATTACACAGGAACAGTTGGATCAAGCGCTTGAATTTCAACGCAAAAGCGGCGGCGTTCTGGGCGATATTTTGCTGTCGCTGCAAATGGTTGAACCCGGACCGCTCTATCGCGCGATCGCCACCCAGCAGCAGATCGGCCGCATCGGCACGGAGTATTCTTTCGAGCAAGAGACGAAGCTGCCGGAAGCGATGGCACGCGCGTATGACGCCGTTATTATCAATAAGCTGGCGAACCGATATCTGATTGCGGTCGGCTCGCCGTTGTCGGACACGCGGATTATCGAACTCGAGACCTATGTCGATGGGCCGATCGAGCAAGTGCTGGCAACGCGGGAAGAGATGGAGTTTTTCTGGAAATCGGTCTATGAAACGGAACTGATGCAGGCGAGTACGGACAAGCTGATGGAGGAAAATCCGGAAAATTCGGCGCATGTGACGTTCACGACACCGCAGCTCATCTTTATATTGGCGCTCGCGGCCGTGGTTGTGATCGGGCTATTGTGGAATTGGTTCGCTACGCTGATCGTCTTGAACATTATTGTGCAGGTCGCTTATTTTGCGATGTCCGTCTTCAAGTTCGTCATTACACTAAAAGGAACAAGGAGCACGGCCCAGCTTCGATTCACGGAAGAGGAATTGCTGGAAATAGATGAGAAAGAGCTGCCGGTTTATACGATTCTCGTCCCGATGTACAAAGAGAGCAATGTAATTCCGCATTTGCTGGATAATCTGGAGCGGTTGGATTACCCGAAGTCCAAGCTGGATGTCCGGCTGCTGATCGAAGAAGACGATGTCGAAGCGCAGGAGCTTCTGGCCAGAATGAAGCTGCCGGCCTATTATACGGTGCTCGTCGTGCCGCACAGCTTGCCGAAAACAAAGCCGAAGGCATGCAATTACGGATTGATCCGCGCGCGGGGCGACTATGTCGTCATTTATGACGCGGAGGATCGCCCGGATCCCGATCAATTGAAGAAAGTGTTTCTTGCTTTTCGAAATAGTCCGTCCAACGTCGTATGTGTGCAGGCAAAATTGAATTATTTCAATAGCGACCAAAATTTGATGACGCGTTGGTTCACCCAAGAATACAGCATGTGGTTCGAACTTCTGCTGCCCGGAATTATGAAGCTCAATTTGCCTATCCCGCTCGGCGGAACCTCCAACCATTTTAAAACCTCGGTGCTGAAAGAGCTCAACGCGTGGGATCCGTATAACGTAACAGAAGACGCCGATCTGGGCATCCGCTTGTACAAGAAGGGCTATATGACGGCCATCGTCGATTCGCGAACATGGGAGGAAGCGAACAGCCGCGTAGGCAATTGGATTCGGCAGCGCTCCCGGTGGATCAAGGGGTATATGCAGACGTGGCTTGTCCATATGCGCAACCCGCTCAAATTGTGGAAGGAATTGGGTCCCAGGGGCTTTTTCGGTTTTCAGGTCATGGTCTTGTCCGCTCCGCTTCTTCCGCTGCTCAATCCGATCTTCTGGGCGCTGCTCATTCTGTGGTACGGCTGGGAAATGGAGTTTGTGCCGAAGTTTTTCCCCGGCATGATTTATTACATCGCGGCTATCGAGTTTTTGATCGGGAATTTCTTATTCATCTTAAGCAATGCGGCCGGGGTGTACTGGGTGATTGATGAGATGGAACGTAAGAACGAACGCGTCTTTTCATACGGTATCGTCAAATACGCCTTCTTGACGCCCATCTATTGGGTGTTGATGAGCATTGCCGCCTTAAAAGCGTTGTGGCAGTTGATTACACGGCCGTTCTATTGGGAAAAAACGACACACGGCTTGACGGAGCAGGATGTCGTTGTCCAACAAATGACTGGAAAGGATGTTGGAGTGTAA
- a CDS encoding sugar phosphate nucleotidyltransferase: MKLILLSGGSGKRLWPLSNDSRSKQFIKVNRSIEEDDRIRLSMLQRVWQQIEGAGLQHSAVIAAARTQEELIVTQLGAAAPLVLEPERRDTFPAIALACAYMHSEMRMSGDEVIVVMPVDVDVDDDYYEELKTMAAIAAQSEEGIVLMGIAPANPSEKYGYIIPAPGQASDQNLLKVQHFIEKPPSSEAEMWIGLGALWNAGVFAFRLEYILRILRQGGWPLRYDELVRQYHLLPSNSFDYEVVEKEARIAVKPFAGRWNDLGTWNEWTEQMKEQLYGKGVVSSDSENTHVINELDIPVVVLGISNAVVVASPDGILISDKAESVRLKQMVQTMSTRPMYKETLYGWYSILHMGEPTQDQQSLTKRVHIYAGKQISYQVHYKRSEMWTIVRGKAEVTVDGLSYTASAGDVVRILPGAKHGIKALTTVDLIEIQVGESIEEEDIVRFEYAQQI; encoded by the coding sequence TTGAAGTTGATTTTGTTATCCGGCGGCAGCGGGAAGCGGTTATGGCCGCTGTCGAATGACAGCCGTTCCAAGCAGTTTATTAAAGTGAACCGTTCCATCGAGGAAGACGATCGCATCCGGTTATCGATGCTGCAGCGGGTATGGCAGCAGATTGAGGGGGCGGGTCTGCAGCACTCCGCGGTCATCGCAGCCGCCCGGACGCAGGAGGAATTAATAGTAACCCAGCTTGGCGCCGCGGCGCCGCTTGTCCTGGAGCCGGAGCGGCGGGACACGTTCCCCGCTATCGCGCTCGCTTGCGCTTATATGCACAGCGAGATGAGGATGTCCGGGGATGAGGTGATCGTCGTCATGCCTGTCGATGTCGATGTGGACGACGATTACTATGAAGAGCTCAAAACAATGGCCGCTATCGCGGCGCAATCGGAAGAGGGAATCGTGCTCATGGGCATTGCCCCCGCGAATCCATCCGAGAAATACGGCTATATCATTCCCGCGCCAGGACAAGCATCAGACCAGAATTTGCTCAAGGTGCAGCATTTTATTGAGAAGCCGCCCTCCTCGGAGGCGGAGATGTGGATCGGATTAGGCGCGTTATGGAATGCCGGCGTGTTCGCGTTCCGGCTGGAATACATATTGCGGATACTGCGGCAGGGCGGATGGCCCCTTCGCTATGACGAATTGGTGCGCCAGTATCATTTGCTGCCGTCGAACAGCTTCGATTATGAGGTGGTAGAGAAGGAAGCCCGGATTGCTGTCAAGCCGTTCGCCGGCCGTTGGAACGACCTGGGGACCTGGAACGAATGGACGGAGCAGATGAAGGAGCAGCTGTACGGGAAAGGCGTTGTCAGCAGTGACAGTGAAAATACGCATGTCATTAACGAGTTGGACATCCCTGTCGTTGTGCTCGGGATCTCGAACGCGGTCGTCGTCGCTTCGCCGGACGGCATTTTAATCTCCGACAAGGCGGAAAGCGTCCGCCTCAAGCAGATGGTGCAGACCATGTCCACGCGGCCGATGTACAAGGAAACGCTGTACGGCTGGTACAGCATCCTCCATATGGGCGAACCGACGCAGGACCAGCAATCCTTGACGAAGCGGGTGCACATATACGCCGGCAAGCAGATTAGCTATCAAGTACATTACAAGCGGAGCGAAATGTGGACGATCGTGCGGGGCAAGGCGGAAGTGACCGTGGACGGCCTTAGCTACACGGCGAGCGCCGGCGATGTGGTGCGAATTTTGCCTGGAGCGAAGCATGGCATCAAAGCGCTCACGACGGTCGACCTGATTGAAATCCAGGTCGGAGAATCGATCGAGGAAGAGGATATCGTACGGTTCGAATATGCGCAGCAAATATAA